One segment of Dolichospermum sp. DET69 DNA contains the following:
- a CDS encoding SET domain-containing protein-lysine N-methyltransferase has translation MLVLRDTETKGRGIFAQQDFAKGDLIETSAVIVIPKQQVKLITKTVLLNYYFGWHGESGAIGLGFASLFNHSYHPNAVYIKNFAKSFIDIIAYKDIRTGQEITINYNGQVDDVSPVWFDVEE, from the coding sequence ATGTTGGTACTTCGTGATACAGAGACTAAAGGTAGAGGTATATTTGCCCAGCAAGATTTTGCTAAAGGTGATTTAATTGAAACATCTGCTGTGATTGTGATTCCTAAACAACAAGTTAAATTAATTACTAAAACTGTTTTATTGAATTATTATTTTGGTTGGCATGGAGAAAGCGGAGCGATAGGTTTGGGTTTTGCTTCTCTTTTTAATCATTCTTATCATCCCAATGCGGTTTACATTAAGAATTTTGCTAAAAGTTTCATTGATATTATTGCTTATAAAGATATTAGAACAGGTCAAGAAATTACGATTAATTATAATGGGCAGGTTGATGATGTTTCTCCTGTGTGGTTTGATGTGGAGGAGTAA
- a CDS encoding hydrogenase maturation protease produces MLTIIGCGNLNRNDDAVGVIIAQRLQQYLAQNPHPNIRVFDCGTAGMEVMFQARGSEKLIILDASCTGSEPGAIFKVPGKELEALPEPSYNLHDFRWDHALAAGRKIFLDDFPQDVTVYLIEAANLDLGLELSPIVQHSADLVFAELIIIIQHNVMA; encoded by the coding sequence ATGCTAACTATCATTGGCTGTGGCAATCTCAATCGGAATGATGATGCTGTTGGCGTAATCATAGCCCAACGTTTACAGCAATATCTCGCTCAAAATCCTCACCCCAACATCCGCGTTTTTGATTGTGGAACTGCGGGAATGGAAGTGATGTTTCAAGCCAGAGGTAGCGAAAAATTAATTATTCTGGATGCCAGTTGCACAGGTTCAGAACCAGGTGCTATATTTAAAGTCCCAGGGAAAGAACTAGAAGCACTGCCCGAACCTAGTTACAACTTACATGATTTTCGTTGGGATCATGCCTTGGCTGCTGGAAGAAAAATCTTTTTAGATGATTTTCCCCAAGATGTGACAGTCTATTTAATCGAAGCTGCAAATCTGGATTTGGGACTGGAATTAAGTCCTATTGTGCAACATTCTGCTGATTTAGTTTTTGCCGAACTAATCATAATTATCCAACACAATGTTATGGCTTAA
- a CDS encoding type II toxin-antitoxin system HicA family toxin — MSKVPSLPYNKIIAALERDGWIVVRQRGSHIRLEKQLTDEVLKLTVPAHKPVKRSTLAHILKQARIDIEQFLNLL, encoded by the coding sequence ATGAGTAAAGTTCCCAGCCTTCCATACAATAAAATCATAGCTGCTCTAGAACGGGATGGATGGATTGTGGTTCGTCAACGTGGTAGCCACATTAGACTAGAAAAACAACTGACTGATGAAGTCCTTAAATTGACAGTTCCGGCTCATAAGCCTGTTAAACGCTCTACTCTTGCCCACATTTTGAAACAAGCCAGAATTGATATTGAGCAATTTCTTAATCTCCTATGA
- a CDS encoding type II toxin-antitoxin system HicB family antitoxin, with amino-acid sequence MKLRVILEPSDEGGYTVYVPSLPGCISEGENVDEALANIQEAIELYLEPVENEFSAQEGIIVRELVV; translated from the coding sequence ATGAAGCTAAGAGTAATTCTAGAACCTAGTGATGAGGGTGGCTACACTGTTTATGTTCCCTCCTTACCTGGTTGTATCAGTGAAGGGGAAAATGTTGATGAGGCATTAGCAAATATTCAAGAAGCTATAGAGTTATATCTTGAACCTGTAGAAAATGAATTTTCCGCTCAGGAAGGTATCATTGTTCGAGAGTTGGTTGTATGA
- a CDS encoding type II toxin-antitoxin system RelE/ParE family toxin gives MTFQVEITPIAENQIEQAYRWYQERNPEFADIWFRGLMNTIATLQEKPQRCVLAVEHEIFPEEVRQLLYGKSKNIYRVLFTIRDTIVSVLYVRHAAQSPMTVDDLED, from the coding sequence ATGACATTTCAAGTTGAGATTACTCCAATTGCTGAAAATCAGATTGAGCAAGCCTATCGCTGGTATCAAGAACGTAATCCTGAATTTGCCGATATTTGGTTTCGGGGATTGATGAATACTATTGCTACTTTGCAAGAAAAGCCCCAGCGTTGTGTTTTGGCAGTTGAACATGAGATTTTTCCAGAAGAGGTTCGTCAATTGCTTTATGGCAAATCTAAGAATATTTACAGAGTTCTATTTACAATTCGAGACACGATAGTATCTGTTTTATATGTTCGTCATGCTGCTCAATCACCTATGACTGTGGATGATTTAGAAGATTGA
- a CDS encoding GUN4 domain-containing protein — MKVDVKWWVGTIIALFGTVAAIAAFPEGRCLLRLERKCRLDYSHLEKYLKKGQQEWKQAEQETTKILLQAAEAEKEQKFDKQSWVNIDCSVLKKINNYWETSNDQFGFKKQREIWEKNKDNFPNNVGWRQGENWLNYPQDIIENNTTPGHFPAWTGLNGSEDVNAGPKRFKECSL, encoded by the coding sequence ATGAAAGTAGATGTAAAATGGTGGGTTGGTACTATTATAGCGTTGTTTGGTACAGTTGCAGCGATAGCTGCTTTCCCAGAGGGAAGATGTTTATTACGTTTAGAGCGTAAATGTCGATTAGATTATTCTCACTTAGAAAAATATTTGAAGAAAGGACAGCAAGAATGGAAACAAGCTGAACAAGAAACCACAAAGATTTTACTTCAAGCAGCTGAAGCTGAAAAAGAGCAAAAATTTGATAAACAAAGCTGGGTAAATATTGATTGTTCAGTTTTAAAAAAAATCAATAACTACTGGGAAACTAGTAATGACCAGTTTGGTTTCAAAAAACAGAGGGAGATTTGGGAAAAGAACAAAGATAATTTTCCAAATAACGTTGGTTGGAGACAGGGAGAAAATTGGTTAAATTATCCTCAAGATATTATAGAAAATAATACTACCCCTGGTCACTTTCCAGCATGGACTGGGTTGAATGGTAGTGAGGATGTAAATGCTGGACCTAAACGTTTCAAGGAATGCTCACTTTAG
- a CDS encoding type II toxin-antitoxin system VapC family toxin, translating to MLIDSNLIIYATQPPYTQLRSWLVNYATHYSAISRLETLGYHRLGEAEKQAIMAILDNLDILMINKVTLEIAVALRQQRKMSVGDALIAATCLDSDLPLATANTKDFEWIEGLVIHNPLELGS from the coding sequence ATGCTGATTGATAGCAATTTGATTATTTATGCCACTCAGCCGCCATATACACAGTTGCGTAGCTGGTTGGTGAATTATGCCACGCATTATTCTGCGATTAGTCGTTTGGAAACATTGGGCTACCATCGTTTAGGTGAGGCTGAAAAACAGGCCATCATGGCGATTTTAGATAACTTGGATATTTTGATGATCAATAAAGTTACGCTTGAAATTGCGGTTGCTTTGCGCCAACAGCGAAAAATGTCCGTAGGTGATGCCCTAATTGCTGCAACCTGTTTAGATTCTGATCTACCGTTAGCAACGGCAAATACAAAAGATTTTGAGTGGATAGAGGGTTTGGTGATCCACAATCCGTTGGAGCTAGGGAGTTAG
- a CDS encoding ferrous iron transport protein A, giving the protein MFTPFSIMGCSLELLKLGDCGIITACKSQDETIRKKLISMGIKTGTTITVEQQFPTFMIKCGGLSMTIDREIARAIYVRVIEG; this is encoded by the coding sequence ATGTTTACTCCTTTTAGTATTATGGGTTGCTCTTTGGAATTGCTTAAATTAGGAGACTGTGGCATCATTACTGCTTGTAAAAGTCAAGATGAAACAATTAGAAAAAAACTGATATCAATGGGAATTAAAACAGGAACTACGATTACTGTAGAACAGCAATTTCCTACCTTTATGATTAAATGTGGTGGCTTATCTATGACTATAGATAGGGAAATAGCACGGGCTATTTATGTGCGGGTGATTGAGGGGTGA